Proteins encoded together in one Lathyrus oleraceus cultivar Zhongwan6 chromosome 5, CAAS_Psat_ZW6_1.0, whole genome shotgun sequence window:
- the LOC127082269 gene encoding uncharacterized protein LOC127082269 encodes MPTYAKFMKDILTKKMRYTDQETINLDVSYSVIIQRIIPREEIDPRRITLPLTIGNVYIGKALIDLGSRINLIPLCVVKRLGNIEVKPTKMTLKLAEKSTTRPLGVAEDVLVKVDKFLFPIDFVVIDMKEYDDTPLILDQRFTKTARMMIYIDDGLINARVQDEEVCFNLFEVMKLSKDEGDYFWMDATDEAVMDVRRQVHLSTPLEKALTDALKVLKEDEEKEIEECLRELESLEEIPPLEAKVEELKDEQKKDDSKVKLKILPSHLKVCVS; translated from the coding sequence ATGCCAACTTATGCTAAGTTTATGAAGGACATTCTCACAAAGAAAATGAGGTATACGGATCAGGAGACCATCAATCTTGATGTTAGTTATAGTGTTATCATTCAAAGAATTATCCCAAGGGAAGAAATAGATCCTAGGAGAATTACATTACCTCTCACCATAGGAAATGTATACATTGGCAAAGCGTTGATTGATTTGGGTTCAAGGATAAACCTAATTCCATTGTGTGTGGTTAAGCGGTTAGGTAACATTGAAGTGAAGCCTACAAAGATGACATTGAAGTTGGCTGAAAAATCTACCACTCGTCCATTAGGAGTAGCTGAAGATGTTTTAGTTAAGGTGGACAAGTTCTTGTTTCCAATTGATTTTGTTGTGATAGATATGAAAGAGTATGATGATACACCTTTAATTTTAGACCAACGTTTCACGAAaaccgcaagaatgatgatatATATTGATGATGGCTTAATTAACGCTCGTGTTCAAGATGAAGAAGTGTGTTTCAACCTTTTTGAAGTCATGAAACTCTCAAAAGATGAAGGAGATTATTTTTGGATGGATGCCACCGATGAAGCCGTTATGGATGTGAGAAGACAAGTTCACTTATCCACTCCTCTAGAGAAAGCTCTAACTGATGCACTTAAAGTTCTTAAAGAagatgaagaaaaagagattgaagAATGCTTGAGAGAACTTGAGTCATTAGAAGAAATTCCTCCTCTTGAAGCCAAAGTTGAAGAATTGAAAGATGAACAAAAGAAAGATGACTCTAAAGTTAAATTGAAGATACTACCCTCACATTTAAAAGTATGTGTTTCTTGA